Proteins from one candidate division KSB1 bacterium genomic window:
- a CDS encoding sugar kinase: MDLQLKKNCKYALLVPTSIGLRITPVNGQPVHSSDMFKMQTTSAETNVASVSSFLGLPVKVLTAWVKDSPLSRFISDNLAGRHMNVEAKIVEQGGPWGYRHQFNVADRGTGSRGPRVHNDRAGEVGRTLSAEDFDLERIFGEEGVQIIHLSGLVGALSPETGQFCLELARAARKHGTRISFDLNHRASFWKGREDELHAIFKEIAGISDVLVGNEEDFQLCLNVEGPEAGGKDLTAKIDGFKGMINAAKQTFPNASVYATTLRQVVNANSHLWGGIMSAGDDWHVVEPRPITVLDRIGGGDGFVGGMLYAILKGWKPEDWLHFGWASGALVTTLETDYAQPADEEQIWSIWEGNARVKR; encoded by the coding sequence ATGGATTTGCAACTGAAAAAAAACTGTAAATATGCTTTACTGGTACCCACCAGCATTGGATTGCGCATTACACCGGTAAACGGTCAGCCGGTGCACTCTAGCGACATGTTTAAAATGCAGACCACCAGCGCCGAGACCAATGTGGCCAGCGTGTCGTCTTTTCTGGGACTGCCGGTCAAGGTCTTGACGGCATGGGTCAAGGACAGTCCGCTATCGCGTTTCATCAGCGACAACCTGGCCGGTCGACATATGAATGTGGAAGCCAAGATCGTGGAACAGGGTGGCCCCTGGGGCTATCGGCATCAGTTCAATGTTGCGGACAGGGGCACCGGATCGCGAGGTCCGCGGGTGCATAACGACCGCGCCGGTGAGGTGGGCCGCACCCTGAGCGCTGAGGATTTCGATCTGGAGCGCATATTCGGCGAGGAGGGCGTGCAGATTATTCATTTATCCGGACTTGTGGGCGCATTATCTCCGGAAACCGGACAGTTTTGTCTGGAACTGGCGCGCGCTGCCCGTAAACATGGAACCCGCATTTCCTTTGATTTGAACCACCGCGCCTCGTTCTGGAAAGGCCGTGAAGATGAGCTGCATGCGATTTTTAAGGAAATTGCCGGTATTTCCGATGTTCTGGTGGGCAATGAAGAGGATTTTCAGCTCTGCCTCAACGTGGAAGGACCGGAAGCCGGCGGCAAAGACCTAACGGCCAAGATTGATGGGTTCAAAGGCATGATCAATGCCGCGAAACAGACATTCCCGAACGCCTCGGTGTACGCCACAACCCTGCGTCAGGTGGTCAATGCCAACTCGCATCTCTGGGGCGGCATCATGTCCGCGGGCGATGACTGGCATGTGGTGGAACCGCGGCCGATCACGGTTCTGGACCGCATCGGCGGCGGCGACGGATTTGTCGGCGGCATGCTCTATGCCATCCTGAAAGGCTGGAAACCGGAAGACTGGCTGCATTTCGGTTGGGCCAGCGGCGCTCTGGTCACAACTCTGGAAACTGATTACGCTCAACCCGCAGACGAAGAACAGATTTGGAGTATCTGGGAAGGCAATGCCCGGGTGAAACGATAA
- a CDS encoding sulfatase-like hydrolase/transferase, producing MCCYSEKSKTPPNIVIITWVFFTSDNGPWISYGNHAGSTPFRIAKTTSFDGGTRSACIMKYPGAIKAGSSSGQAFCSIDILPTICERINAPLPDHEIDGKNVWDIITRKPGATNPYEYYAFSTGGTFESVMSGDGLWKLHLPHDYRTLVTPGNDGQPGRYKREHIELSLFDLVNDPYETNNVIRAYPGIAKELQQLAKRHQTRFYSGTAE from the coding sequence ATGTGCTGTTATTCCGAAAAGTCCAAAACACCCCCGAATATCGTTATCATTACATGGGTTTTTTTTACCTCGGATAACGGCCCGTGGATCAGTTATGGCAATCATGCCGGTTCTACGCCGTTTCGCATAGCAAAAACCACCAGCTTTGACGGCGGCACGCGTTCGGCATGCATTATGAAATATCCGGGCGCAATCAAGGCCGGATCATCGTCGGGTCAGGCCTTTTGTTCGATTGATATATTGCCCACCATTTGCGAACGCATTAATGCGCCGCTGCCCGATCATGAAATAGACGGCAAAAATGTTTGGGATATCATAACCCGTAAACCGGGCGCAACAAATCCGTACGAGTATTACGCCTTTTCAACAGGCGGTACGTTCGAAAGTGTCATGAGCGGTGACGGTCTCTGGAAACTGCATCTGCCGCATGATTATCGCACGCTGGTAACTCCGGGTAACGACGGACAGCCCGGCCGCTATAAGCGAGAGCATATAGAGTTGTCGCTGTTTGACCTTGTGAATGATCCTTATGAAACGAACAATGTCATTAGGGCGTATCCCGGCATTGCAAAAGAGTTGCAGCAACTGGCAAAGAGACATCAAACGCGCTTTTATTCGGGAACAGCCGAATGA
- a CDS encoding CRISPR-associated endonuclease Cas1, with amino-acid sequence MNRKRTHGSGEEKIRKVSGKVHAGQSKFYLDSKKRTRRPPKNTVNDLISFDNAPLYSVGQGELYHTQLDPTIRFLHKHCLQI; translated from the coding sequence TTGAACAGAAAACGAACACATGGAAGCGGTGAGGAAAAAATTAGAAAGGTGAGCGGCAAGGTGCATGCAGGTCAGAGTAAATTCTATCTGGATTCCAAGAAACGCACCCGGCGTCCGCCAAAAAACACGGTAAACGATTTGATCTCGTTCGACAACGCCCCGTTGTACAGCGTGGGACAGGGAGAGTTGTACCACACTCAATTAGACCCGACGATCCGTTTTCTGCACAAACATTGTTTACAGATATGA